The proteins below are encoded in one region of Streptomyces roseirectus:
- a CDS encoding organic hydroperoxide resistance protein, producing MTEGAAVDTRPTKIMYVAEATAHGGRDGYVTSQDGQIELRVAMPPELGGDGNGTNPEQLFAAGYSSCFHNALILVGNRAGYDLTGSTVAAKVGIGPNTTKGYGLAVALSVSLPILDAEIAARLVDAAHQVCPYSNATRGNIDVTILLG from the coding sequence ATGACGGAAGGCGCTGCCGTCGACACGCGTCCGACGAAGATCATGTATGTCGCGGAGGCGACGGCGCACGGTGGCCGGGACGGGTATGTGACCAGCCAGGACGGGCAGATCGAGCTGCGGGTGGCGATGCCGCCGGAGCTGGGTGGGGACGGAAACGGGACGAACCCGGAGCAGTTGTTCGCGGCGGGGTACAGCTCGTGTTTCCACAACGCGCTGATCCTTGTGGGGAATCGGGCGGGGTACGACCTCACCGGGTCTACCGTCGCCGCGAAGGTAGGGATCGGCCCCAACACGACCAAGGGGTACGGGCTGGCCGTCGCGCTCAGCGTCTCGCTGCCGATCCTGGACGCCGAGATCGCCGCCCGGCTGGTGGACGCGGCGCACCAGGTGTGCCCGTATTCGAACGCCACCCGCGGGAACATCGACGTAACGATTCTCCTCGGCTGA
- a CDS encoding NPCBM/NEW2 domain-containing protein yields MTGADLDGREYADALVSDRQCPGRASITYNLGRDWKRFRATVGVDDDSTESAATLTIHGDDTVLSKNALAVGKPRELNLRVENMLRLTISYSFEGCYLPDTWVVLADPTLS; encoded by the coding sequence GTGACCGGCGCCGACCTGGACGGGCGGGAGTACGCCGATGCTCTGGTGTCCGACCGGCAGTGTCCGGGCCGCGCGAGCATCACGTACAACCTGGGCCGGGACTGGAAGCGCTTCAGGGCGACGGTCGGTGTGGACGACGACTCGACGGAGTCGGCGGCCACGCTGACGATCCACGGCGACGACACGGTCCTCTCCAAGAACGCCCTGGCTGTCGGGAAGCCCAGAGAACTGAACCTCCGCGTCGAGAACATGCTGCGGCTCACCATCTCCTACAGCTTCGAGGGCTGCTACCTCCCGGACACCTGGGTCGTACTGGCCGACCCCACCCTCTCCTAG
- a CDS encoding MarR family winged helix-turn-helix transcriptional regulator yields the protein MTNPETQDPPRLDDQLCFALYAAQRAVTAAYRPLLDELGLTYPQYLVLLALWEHGETPVKQLASTLHLDYGTVSPLLKRMETAGLIHRTRSPHDDRSILITCTPHAETLRTRAAAVPETLLSATGLGGTEVARLREELWGLAERAEGVAERAR from the coding sequence GTGACGAACCCGGAGACCCAGGACCCCCCACGCCTGGACGACCAGCTCTGCTTCGCCCTGTACGCCGCCCAGCGCGCGGTGACGGCCGCGTACCGCCCCCTGCTGGACGAGCTGGGCCTCACCTACCCCCAGTACCTCGTCCTCCTCGCCCTCTGGGAGCACGGCGAGACGCCGGTCAAACAACTGGCGTCCACCCTCCACCTCGACTACGGCACGGTGTCCCCCCTCCTGAAGCGAATGGAGACCGCGGGCCTCATCCACCGCACCCGCTCCCCCCACGACGACCGCTCCATCCTGATCACCTGCACCCCCCACGCGGAAACCCTCCGCACCCGCGCGGCAGCCGTCCCCGAAACCCTCCTCTCGGCAACGGGCCTCGGCGGCACCGAAGTGGCCCGGCTGCGCGAGGAGCTGTGGGGGCTGGCGGAACGGGCGGAGGGGGTGGCGGAGCGGGCGCGGTAG
- a CDS encoding energy-coupling factor ABC transporter ATP-binding protein, which produces MVAVTASLEVSGLAFAYPDGHQALFGVDFTIARGERVALLGPNGAGKTTLVLHLNGILTGGAGEVRVAGLPVGKRHMAEIRRKVGIVFQDPDDQLFMPTVREDVAFGPAAAGLRGAELEKVVDDALDQVGMREFKDRPPHHLSFGQRRRVAVATVLAMSPEILVLDEPSSNLDPASRRELADILRALDVTVLMVTHDLPYALELCPRSLVLSEGVIAADGRTVEVLSDAELMRAHRLELPFGFDPRSATMGA; this is translated from the coding sequence CTGGCGTTCGCGTATCCGGACGGCCATCAGGCGCTGTTCGGCGTCGACTTCACCATCGCGCGGGGCGAACGCGTGGCCCTGCTCGGGCCGAACGGGGCGGGCAAGACGACGCTCGTCCTGCATCTCAACGGCATCCTCACCGGGGGTGCGGGCGAGGTGCGGGTGGCCGGACTGCCCGTCGGCAAGCGGCACATGGCCGAGATCCGGCGGAAGGTCGGCATCGTCTTCCAGGACCCCGACGACCAGCTCTTCATGCCGACGGTCCGCGAGGACGTCGCCTTCGGTCCCGCGGCGGCCGGACTGCGGGGCGCGGAGCTGGAGAAGGTCGTGGACGACGCCCTCGACCAGGTCGGGATGCGGGAGTTCAAGGACCGGCCGCCGCACCACCTCTCCTTCGGGCAGCGCCGGCGGGTGGCCGTGGCGACGGTGCTCGCCATGTCGCCGGAGATCCTGGTCCTCGACGAGCCGTCGTCCAACCTCGACCCGGCGTCCCGGCGTGAACTCGCCGACATCCTGCGCGCGTTGGACGTCACCGTCCTCATGGTCACCCACGATCTGCCGTACGCCCTCGAGCTCTGCCCGCGTTCGCTCGTGCTCAGCGAGGGCGTCATCGCGGCGGACGGCCGGACGGTGGAGGTGCTGTCCGACGCCGAGCTGATGCGCGCCCACCGCCTGGAGCTGCCGTTCGGCTTCGATCCCCGCTCCGCCACGATGGGCGCGTGA